TCCCCATCGACTGCGCCACGTACTCGTTGATCCGCAGGTTCGCCTGGTGGAAGAGGAAGAGCGCGACGTCGTCCTGCTTCACGCCGGCGTCGTCGAGCGCGCTGCGCAGCACCTCGGGCATGCGCGTGACGGCGTGCTTGAAGACGAAGCGGCCCTCCATCTTCGGGAAGTGCCGCCCCTCGGCCAGCATCGCCCCGGTGATGCGCTGCGGGAAGAAGCTCGAGCCCGGCGCCTCGATCCACAGCCGCGAGGCATGCTCGCCCTGCGCGTGCATGCGCACCGAGAGCACGCCCGAGAGGTCCTCCGGGTCCGCGTTCGCCTCCACCACGACCGCGCCGGCACCGTCGCCGAAGAGCACGCCGACGTCGCGGCCGCGGGTCGTGAGGTCGAGGCCCGTCGAGTGGACCTCGCAGCCGACGACCAGCACGCGCCGCATCTGGCCGGTGCGCACGAAGGCGTCGGCGGTCGCGAGCGAGTAGAGGAAGCCGCTGCACTGGGCGCGCAGGTCGAAGCAGGGGATCTCGGGCACCCCGAGCCGGTGGTGCAGGAAGAACGAGGTGCCCGGGAACTCGTGCTCGGGCGA
Above is a window of Deltaproteobacteria bacterium DNA encoding:
- a CDS encoding ketoacyl-ACP synthase III, whose amino-acid sequence is MSIRTRIIGTGLAVPERVVTNHDLERLMDTSDEWIRKRSGIAERRHVSEGESPATLAEQASRRALEAAGIEPEELDGIVLATLSPEHEFPGTSFFLHHRLGVPEIPCFDLRAQCSGFLYSLATADAFVRTGQMRRVLVVGCEVHSTGLDLTTRGRDVGVLFGDGAGAVVVEANADPEDLSGVLSVRMHAQGEHASRLWIEAPGSSFFPQRITGAMLAEGRHFPKMEGRFVFKHAVTRMPEVLRSALDDAGVKQDDVALFLFHQANLRINEYVAQSMGIPPERCPSNIERYGNCSAASIPMLLDEVVREGRLRRGQLVAMTAFGSGFTWASAIVRW